One window of the Salvia splendens isolate huo1 chromosome 1, SspV2, whole genome shotgun sequence genome contains the following:
- the LOC121804911 gene encoding kirola-like has translation MGLHGKLVAAIEFKAGGDVFHELFKHKPEHLSKASPIRVQGCDLIQGQFGQVGAIICWRYTHEGKEKKAKQVIRVMDEEKKLIEYEMLEGSDLLQLYKTFDITIHVETKGNIDLVTWTLEYEMCNDDVEHPMSMLSYFIDITKDIEDHHFGKP, from the exons ATGGGGTTGCATGGAAAATTGGTTGCAGCAATAGAATTCAAAGCTGGTGGAGATGTCTTCCATGAACTTTTCAAGCACAAACCAGAGCATCTTTCCAAAGCTAGCCCTATTAGGGTCCAAGGCTGTGATCTCATCCAGGGGCAATTTGGTCAAGTCGGTGCCATCATCTGCTGGAGGTACACCCACG AAGGGAAAGAGAAGAAGGCGAAGCAAGTTATTCGGGTGATGGATGAAGAGAAGAAGCTGATTGAATATGAGATGTTGGAGGGATCCGACTTGTTGCAACTCTACAAAACATTTGACATAACCATCCACGTCGAGACCAAGGGCAACATCGACTTGGTGACGTGGACGTTGGAGTACGAGATGTGCAATGATGACGTGGAGCATCCAATGTCGATGCTCTCGTACTTCATCGACATCACCAAAGACATCGAAGATCATCACTTTGGCAAGCCATGA